CGATCATCACCTTGGCCTCGTTGCCCAGGCTCCCGAAAGGTCCCCAGTTCGGGGCGATTCCACCGATGATGGTGGTGATGTCGCCCTTTTCGGCCGCCAGGTACATATAACTCACCGCCCCTGTTGGGTACTTGGTCGCCCCTGCCGGACGGCATGGGTCATCGCCCTATCTTCGCTGATGAAACCGCCCACGTGTGACGGCTTGGCGGCTCTCTTTACCCGATCCCCGCACACTTGACCGATCTGACCGTCTTGACCTGCGGTGGTGTGGCCGGTTTCCATGCGAAGAAGCGTATGGTCACTCTGTGTATCACGGAGAGTGACTTTGGGCAATGATTGTCGTTGTTGCACTCTTGGGGCGGCGTCGGGCGCGACCTAGACTGGCGGCCCTGGCGTACTGCCATGAGCCGAGGGGTGGTTGACGGTGCGTAGGGCTGGCAAGGCGTGGCTGTGGGCCGGCGGGACCCTGGGGGTCTGTCTCGGCTTCGTCGCACTGCTCGTCGTCGGCACGTACTCCGCGGCGGCCGGGATCGCCGGCGGTGCGGGCGCCAAGAACGGGGCCGTGGGCCTCGCGAAGGGTGCCGTCCCCACCCTCTACCAGGGGCTCGTGCAGCGGTGGGGGAGCCTGTGCCCCGCCATCAACCCGGCCCTGCTCGCCGCCCAGCTGTACCAGGAGAGCGGCTGGAACCCGCGGGCCGTCTCCCCGGCGGACGCGCGGGGCATCGCGCAGTTCATCCCCGGCACCTGGGCCGGGCACGGCATCGACGGCGACGGGGACGGGGACCGGGACATCTGGGACCCGCAGGACGCCATTCCGTCGGCCGCCTCGTACGACTGCGAGCTCGCCGGGTACGTGAAGGACGTGCCCGGGGATCCGGCGGACAACATGCTGGCCGCGTACAACGCGGGCGCGTACCGGGTGATCAAGCACGGCGGGGTGCCGCCCATCAGCGAGACCCAGAACTACGTGCGCATCATCCGGTCCCTGGAGAAGAGCTTCGCCCGGCCGTTGGGCCGCGTCGCGCCCTCGCAGCAGGCCGCGGCCGCCATCCACTACGCGCAGGGGAAGCTGGGCACCCCGTACCTCTGGGGCGGTACGGGTACGGCCGCGGAGGGCGGGCGGTTCGACTGCTCCGGGCTCACCCAGGCCGCGTACGACAGCGTCGGCGTGCAGCTGCCGCGCGTCGCCAACGACCAGTACAACGCCGGCCCGCACCCCGGCAGGAACGAGCTGCTGCCGGGCGACCTCGTCTTCTTCTCGGACGACCTGACGAACTCTCGGGCCATCCGGCACGTCGGCATCTACGTCGGCGGCGGCTACATGATCGACGCCCCGCGCACCGGGGCGGTGATCCGTTTCGACCGGATCGACACCCCGGACTACTTCGGCGCCACCCGGGTCACCAAGGAGGGCGCGGCCGCTCTGCCCACCCATCTGCCGCAGGCCTGAGGGGAGCAGACGGGGCGTCGGATCCGCCTGCGGGGCGACCGCGGGGCGGCTGTGGGTGTGCGGGTGTCTTTCGGGCTTATCGGGCGTGGCTGGAACTCTCCGTCATGCACAGGCCCTGAGCTGCGGTGAACCGTCACTCTTCGATAACGTCGTCATGATCCACCGGAGAGAGCGGAACGTGCGCCTCAGGCGGTTCGTTCCCTGATCCGACCGCTCTGACCACGGGGGTTGGAAACCAGACACGAGAGCAAGGGGCCGCAGCAGATGGCTGGACTCGCATCGGACGCCTTGAACCCCGATGTCGGCCTGCTCTACGACATCAACGGACTGGCCAAGGCCGCTCCGCCGTGGTTCGACCGCGTCATGGAGTTCGTCGGAGAGTACGGGATCGTGCTCGCGATGGTCCTCGTCGTGCTCTGGTGCTGGTGGAGCGTCCGCCGGCGCGGCACCCTCGGCGACTCCGTCTCGGCCGTCGCCGGGCTCGTCTGGGCCCCGCTGGCCGCCGGGATCGCCCTCCTCGTCAACATCCCCATCCGCGGCTTCGTCGAGCGTCCCAGACCCTTCAAGGACCATCAGGGGCTCGAGGTCCTCGTCGACGGGAAGACCGACTTCTCGTTCGTGAGCGACCACGCCACCCTCACCATGGCCCTCGGCGTCGGCCTCTTCGTCGCCCACCGCCGGTTCGGCCTCGCCGCCATCGCCCTCGCCCTCGCCGAGGGCTTCGCGCGCGTCTACATGGGCGTCCACTACCCCACCGACGTGATCGGCGGCTTCGCCCTCGGCACGGCTGTGGCGCTGCTCCTCGCCCCGGTCGCGCTCGCCCTGCTCACGCCCGTCGTCTCCGCCGTCGCCCGCTCCGGCCGCGGCGCCCGGATCGTCCGCTCCCGCCGGGCCGACGCGGCGCCCCGCCCCGAGGCCGTCGGCATCCCCGAGCCCAGGCTCGGCGGCCCCGCCCCGAGCACCGGCCGGAACGACCTCGCCGCCTAGGACCCGTCCGGCGGATCAGGGCCGGACGGGACCCAGCTGGGAACTGCTCGTACGGAGGTGTTCCGCCGCGTCCGAGCGGGCCTTGTCGCGGGATCTGCGGGCCGGGCCCGTCCAGCCGCAACTGCACCGTGCCAGCGCGAACGAGCCGCGCTCCGTCATCGTCGTGGTGTGGGGGGATCCCTGCGCGTGCACCCCACCACCGTACTGCGCGTGACGGCACGCCCCCACCGTCGTTATGCGGATCGGGTGTCCCCGGGCCCGAGGGCCCCGGGGAAGGCCGGGTCCCGGGCAAACAGCGGTGAGGCGTTGGGGGTTGGCAGACGATGGCGGTCCAGGGGTACGGGCGTCCGCACGGTCGTGGTCGCGGGGCGTTCGCCGTCACCGCCGTCCTGGTCGGCTCCCTCGTCGGGCCCACCGCGCTCT
The DNA window shown above is from Streptomyces vietnamensis and carries:
- a CDS encoding phosphatase PAP2 family protein; the encoded protein is MAGLASDALNPDVGLLYDINGLAKAAPPWFDRVMEFVGEYGIVLAMVLVVLWCWWSVRRRGTLGDSVSAVAGLVWAPLAAGIALLVNIPIRGFVERPRPFKDHQGLEVLVDGKTDFSFVSDHATLTMALGVGLFVAHRRFGLAAIALALAEGFARVYMGVHYPTDVIGGFALGTAVALLLAPVALALLTPVVSAVARSGRGARIVRSRRADAAPRPEAVGIPEPRLGGPAPSTGRNDLAA
- a CDS encoding NlpC/P60 family protein, coding for MTVRRAGKAWLWAGGTLGVCLGFVALLVVGTYSAAAGIAGGAGAKNGAVGLAKGAVPTLYQGLVQRWGSLCPAINPALLAAQLYQESGWNPRAVSPADARGIAQFIPGTWAGHGIDGDGDGDRDIWDPQDAIPSAASYDCELAGYVKDVPGDPADNMLAAYNAGAYRVIKHGGVPPISETQNYVRIIRSLEKSFARPLGRVAPSQQAAAAIHYAQGKLGTPYLWGGTGTAAEGGRFDCSGLTQAAYDSVGVQLPRVANDQYNAGPHPGRNELLPGDLVFFSDDLTNSRAIRHVGIYVGGGYMIDAPRTGAVIRFDRIDTPDYFGATRVTKEGAAALPTHLPQA